The stretch of DNA CTTGACTTGAAAAATATGTACGACCCATTCctccaccttgatttttttagtACAGCAGCGATCATCGTTAATCAAATTGGTTGGCAACAATTTTAATTAGCGATTTTTTCCATTAGTAGTTGTTACAGCCTTCGATGTATAAaatacagacagacaaatagaAAGATACCTGCACTGCTTTGAAGATGGCAATAATCCCAGTAGGCCAAAAGCAGCACACTGTGGTGAGCACAGCGATTGGTAGGTAGTCATGTGGTGGCCGGCGATCCATTAAGGTGATGTTGGGCGGAATCTGCATGGGGTGAATCTGACCCGGAGGCATCGGTGGGTGGCCTCCTGTTGCAGGCATGTAGGGCTGGCCCTTTAATAGAAAATAGGCGTCAttaaattctcatctcatttcattttctgaaccgctttttcctcactagtgtcgcgggggtgctggagcctatcccagctgacttcaggccagaggcagagaacaccctgaattggtggccagccaatcgcagggtacaaggagacaattCAACATTCAGGCTCAcatttatacctaggggcaatttagagtgtccaatcagcctactatgcatgtctttggaatgtgagaggaaactggagtacccggagaaaacccatgcaggcccggggagaacaggcaaactcaacacaggtggaccgacctggatttgaacccaggacccccactgtcaggccgacgcgctaaccactcaaccgccgggccaCCTTTCTGAGATatttacataattttttttcttcaatcaaCAACATTCTTCATCCTCAACgtttcagtccattttgactagaaGGGTTGGAGGCGATTATTTACTTTAGTTATGATCAAATGACGTCCATCCCCGTCAATGGgactgtatttttctttttaatctattttgtgacaaaatgtattatttgtttttatttcacagtcttattttctttttgatcttcatacaaattaattttatcaCTTTAGAtcgttttaatttgtatttatccCCTTTGATTTGGTTTACTCTTCATTAATTTGTTGAAATCaaattaggtaaaaaaaaaaattgcaatatattttccatataattgtaaattattttaattcatttgacCACTTTGAGGCTGAAGCGCGAaccacggtactcggacgtttcgtcgaaagacgtttggtcgaccggacgtttggtcgaccggacgtttggtcgaccggacgtttggtcgaccggacgtttggtcgaccggacgtttggtcgaacggacgtttggtagaacggacgtttggtagaatgaacgtttggtagaacagacgtttgggcGCCggattgttactgttgaaaccagctctcaaaattataatcatgagagatagagagatagtgagtttaatatctaaatatctaatatcaaaatatcaacagtaaactctcataatttgacagcaagcgaacccggcgaccaaacgtccgttctaccaaacgtccgttctaccaaacgtccgttctaccaaacgtccggtcgaccaaacgtccagtcgaccaaacgtccggggaccaaatgtctttcgacgaaacgtccagtcacggcgaaccactcattcaccTGGCCGCCCTTCATTAAATTGCAAACAGTTATTCAAAATTGCCTTTTTAGAAGGTTGTTTAGTTTGAaagtttgaaaatgaataacCCAGTCTACATTTTATCAATGACTCTAAAACGGTTATGTGATTTAAATATGACTCACTGACGCCATGGGGTAGACAGGAACATAAGCGGTGCATGGTTGCAGCTGAAGAGGGTACCCGGGCTGGAGGTATCCCACTGGAGGATGAGGCATAGTTCCTCCTGGGCCCTGAGTCTGGACGGTGTAGCCTTGTGGGCCCCCTGGGGGTCCTATGGGGTTATAGTGAAACTGAGTCTCTGGAGGGTAACCCTCTGAGCCTGGCGGCGGAAGTGGTGGGGGATAGCTTGGTTGGGCAGAAGGTGGCACGTTGGGGTGCTGTGCGACATTTGGATCTTCCGGGCCAGGGATGTACGGAGGGGGCTGCATTGTCTGACGGCTGTAGTCGTCGAGGCCTGGGATTGAAGACGGTATGAAGGAAACAGTGAGAACGCTAAATTCTTTtctatgaatgaataaaacactCCCACAAACACACGTAAAAACCTAAAGTCCCCCCATTAGGAGCTCCGTGTATGCGTCTCAAAACGTTTGCCTGcttacgtttggtcgccggacgtttggtcgcccggacgtttggtcgcccggatgtttggtcgcctggacgtttggtcgcccggacatttggtcgcccggacgtttggtcgccggacgtttggtcgccggacgtttggtcgcccgggtgaa from Stigmatopora argus isolate UIUO_Sarg chromosome 21, RoL_Sarg_1.0, whole genome shotgun sequence encodes:
- the prrt1 gene encoding proline-rich transmembrane protein 1 produces the protein MSEKHGLDDYSRQTMQPPPYIPGPEDPNVAQHPNVPPSAQPSYPPPLPPPGSEGYPPETQFHYNPIGPPGGPQGYTVQTQGPGGTMPHPPVGYLQPGYPLQLQPCTAYVPVYPMASGQPYMPATGGHPPMPPGQIHPMQIPPNITLMDRRPPHDYLPIAVLTTVCCFWPTGIIAIFKAVQVRTAIARGDMVTAEIASREARNFSFITLAVGIASIVLCTILTVVVIIASQHHDDD